AGGTTGGCGATGAAATCGTGGTTCTCGCTGGCGTACTGGAAGGTGTCATAGTTCGCCGTGCCACCCACGCCGCCGCCCACATCGTTGAAGATGACATAGGGCAGCGTCTTGTAGTTTTCCTGCGCGGCCAGCGATGCCGGGAAGCCGAGCGAAGTAATGTCAAAGCCGGTCTGGCGCGGGTCTCCGGTCTGGTTTTCATCGTGACGCGTAAAGGAATACCGCAGTTGCAGCACGGTGTTGGAGTTGAAGGTGTAGTCATCGGCCAGCAGAAAGTTGTGAGCGTTGGTGATGTTTTGCGCGTAGAAGGGATCCCACATGTTGTTGAAGGCGTTCACCAGAGAACTGGTGAGGTGCGCGTACGAGTAGCGGCCGAAGATGTGCTGCTTTTCGCTCTTGGCCCAATCAAGACGTACATCAAACTTCTGCGCCGTGGAGGGATCGGTGCCCGGCATGTAGTAGTTATTCACATCGCCATTGGGATCAGAGTCGCAGGTAGCAGGATTGGGGTAATTGCACTTGGGCATCTCGGAGAGAAACTTGAGCGCAATTGGATTGGGATTGGAAATGATGTTGTTGGCGAAGGGCTGACGCGTGCCGTCGGGATTGTCGGGAAGACGCGGGTCGTAGATGGTGAAGTTGTCGCTGGAGAAATCGCCCGTGCGCTCGGCCGAGGTGGGCACGGTGAAGAAGTTCGATCCATCAAAGAGCGCCTGTTGTGTTGCCTCATAGTCGCCAAAGAAAAACAGCTTGCGACGAATAATCGGGCCGCCCAGCGAGCCACCCTCCTGATAGCGATGAAATGACGGAGGCGTATTGGGCATGCCGCCGGAGAGCTGCCCTTGCTTGTTGAAGTATTCATTCGACGCCAACACATCCGGACGAGTGACATCGAAGATGTCGCCATGGAATTGCGAGCCGCCGGCCTTGGTGGCGAGGCTGATCACGCCAGCGCCGCCGCTTTGATAAGTGGCCGGAGTGTTTTGCGTTTCGACGCGCGTCTCTTCCACATCGTCTTCCGGCAGCACCATGGCCGGAAGAATGACGCCGGCATTGTTCTCAGCCACGCCGATCGGGCTGCCATCGACCATGTAATACACCGAGCCCTGCACCGCGCCGTTGATGGTGTAGGAGGAAACGTCAATGCCGGGGCGGCCGCTCGTGATGCTCGAAATCGCCTGTGAATTCGAAGAGTTGGGCGCGCCGTTGGCCGGGGTGACGCCGGGGCTGAGTTGCACGAGATCATAGACGTCTCGGGTCAGCAGTGGAACGCGATCCATGGTGGCCGCATTGATCAACTGGCCGACGGTGGAGTTGGTGGAGGCCGTCAACCCTTCGCTGCCGGTAACGGTCACCACCTGCGTGACGCTGCCCAGATGCAGGGCCAGATCGACATTGGTGGTTTGATCGACGGAAACGGGAATGCGGTCATGGACCACGGTGACAAAGCCGGGCTGGCTAGCGCGCAGACTGTAGGTTCCTGGATTCAGAGAGAGAAAGCCAAAATCGCCCGAAGCATTGGCCGTGGTGCTTTGCACGACATGGGTCGCCGAGTTGGTCAGTGTGACCTTTGCGCCTGGGATCACGGCTCCGGAGGGATCGGTGACCGTGCCACTGATGGCTCCTCTGCCGGCCTGGCCAAATGCAGCCACGGTGAAGAGACACAAAAGCAACGTACATAAGGCCGTGAGGGCGCGTCTGGCAAGCTGAACATCGGATTTCATGGTCACCTCGTATTTTGTTCTTGATTTCAAACGTTTGAATGGATTACGACTTTAGGAACAATTGCAAACCATGTCAAGAAAAAAATGGCTGTGAAGCGGGGATTGCAGGCCGGCGGGCAGGGCCAGGATTCTCTTGAGGCAGTAAAGGAAAAGCAGGGCCGGTCAGCAATCCACGTATGATGCTGTTCGGACACCAAAGCCGAGGAGGGTAAGAGTGGGAAGAAGCGCAACAGGACATGTCACCTTGTCTGACATTGCACGCGCGTGCCAACTCTCTGTTTCCACCGTGTCGATTGTGCTGAGTGAAGCACCGCTCTCGCGCCATGTCGCCGAGTCCACACGTCAGCGCATTCAAGCGACGGCGCAGAAGATGGGCTATCACCCCGATCTGTATGCGCGTTCGCTGCGCCGCCGCCGCACACAGACCATTGGAGTGCTGGCCTATGACACCTCTGACCCGTTCTGCATTCCCGTGGTGCGCGGCATTGAAGAGGGCCTGCAAAAGGCACAGTACTTTTCGCTGCTGGTGAATGCGCAGACGCAGCGCAAGCTCTTTGACCAGTACCTGCGCATGATTCTGGAGCGGCGCGCGGAAGGCGTGATCATCATTGCGAGTTGGGTCTTTGAAGAAGCCAACCTGCTCTCTGACATTGAAAAAAACAACGTGCCGATTGTGATTGTGGGTCGCGACCTGACGGAGCGGCGCGCAACGTCGATCCTTGTGAATAACCGTGCCGGGGGCGCGATGCTGATGCGGCATCTGGCTTCGCTGGGGCATCGGCACATCGCCGTGATTCGCGGGCCGCAGGAGATGTTTGACAGCGTGCCGCGCTGGGAAGGCATTCAGAGTGCCGCAGCCGAGGCGGGCATTCGCATTGAGCCGCAACTTGTTTTCCAGTTGCCCAATCTCTCTGACTCCATGTCGAGCTTTGACGGCGGACGCGAGATTGCGGGGCAGATGCTGCGCTCAGGGAAAAAGTTCACCGCCGTGATTGCCTTTGACGATCTCACCGCTCTGGGCGTGGTGCGCGGCCTGACGGAAGCGGGCCTGCGCGTGCCGGAAGACTGCTCTGTGGTGGGCTTTGACGACATTCTGCCGGCGAGCGTTTCGACGCCGGGCATTACAACCGTTCGCCAGCCGCTGCAGGAGATGGGCCTGCTCGCCACCGAGCGCATGCTGCGCGCACTCTCGCAAGGCAAGGATGGAAAAGAGCAGGAGGCCGGACTGCACATCCTGCAGCCAAGGCTGGTCACCCGTACCTCATCCGCACCGCCTCAAGGTCTTGTAAAAGCAGGGAAAAAGGCTGCAAAGCAAAAATCAGAAGCACGCCGTTGACAAGCATGTAGCTTTCGGATTACCTAATTCAAACGATTGAAGCAGATGTTTTTCCTGCTGTTTTCCAGAGCAGGAGACTGGGAAAAAACGCCGCCCGGCGGCAAACTGGGGGTTTCCTGACGATGAACCGTTCTCGCCTATGTTCTCTTCTCGCCGCTTTGATGATGGCTCCGCTGCTGCACGCGAGCCAGGTCACACCGCTGCATGATGGCTGGCGCATCCAGTCTGCCTGCAAACTCAGCGCGGGGGGAGAAACCATTTCGCGCGCAGATTATTCGCCTCAAGGCTGGATTACGGCGACGATTCCAAGCACGGTGCTGGCGGCGCAGGTGGCGGCAGGCGTCTTTCCTGATCCGTACTTTGGCGACAACCTGCGCAAGCTGCCGGGCATGACGTATCCGGTGGGCGAGAACTTTGAGAACCTGCCCATGTCGCCCAGCAGCCCCTACCACTGCGGCTGGTGGTATCGCGACACGGTTATCGCACCTGCCGCAAACGCACACGGGCAGCAGTGGCTGCATTTTGGCGGCATCAATTACCGTGCCGATATCTGGGTGAACGGGCACAAGGTTGCGGACTCCTCACAGATTGCCGGCGCGTACCGCACCTATGACCTCAACGTGACGCCGGAGTGGAAGCCCGGACAGACGAACGTAATTGCGGTCGAAGTGTTTGCGCCGACCCACAAGGACCTCGGCATCAACTGGGTGGACTGGAATCCAGACCCGCCGGATCGGGACATGGGATTGTGGGGCGCGGTGAAGCTGATTTCGACCGGGCCTGTCGCGCTGCGCTCGCCCATGGTGGCCACGCACTTTCATGATGGCGACTTGAACGAGGCCGAACTCACCGTAGAGGCAGAGTTGCAGAATACGACCGATCATCCGCTGCCGGTCACGGTCTCTGGCGGCGCAGCGGGCGCTCAGTTTACACAGGACCTTACGCTTGCGCCGCATGCGACGCAGGCAGTTCTCTTCACGCCGCAAAAGTTTCCGCAGTTGACGATTCACCATCCAAAGCTCTGGTGGCCGCGCCAGATGGGCACTCCGCATCTTGAGGACCTCACGATGACGGTGCGCGCTCAGGGCAAGGTTTCGGACCAGAAGAGCATTCCGTTTGGCATTCGTGAAATCACCTCGGAGCTGACCGCGGGTGGCGCGAGGTTGTTCCGCGTCAACGGCAAGCCAATTCTCATTCGCGGGGGCGGCTGGTCACAGGACATGCTGTTGCGGCGCGATCCCGTGCGTTTGCGGAAGCAGTTTCAACTGGTGCGCGCGCTCAACCTGAATACGATTCGGCTTGAGGGCAAGATGGAGTCGAATGACTTCTTCCACCTCGCGGACAAAGACGGCATTCTGGTCATGGCCGGCTGGTGCTGCTGCGACCATTGGGAGCATTGGAAGAACTGGACGCCCACCGATCTGCAGGTGGCCACGGCCTCGTTGCACTCGCAGATGCTTCGCCTGCGCTCTCACCCGAGCCTGCTGGCGTGGCTGAATGGCAGCGACAACGCGCCGCCCGCCAATGTGGAAACGGCTTATCTGAACGTGGAGGCCGAGACTCACTGGCCGAATCCTGTGTTGTCGGCAGCCTCTTCGCAAGACACTACAGTGACGGGCCTGAATGGCGTGAAAATGACCGGCCCTTACGACTATGTGGAACCCAGCTACTGGTATGTCGATGAGCGGCACGGCGGCGATTATGGCTTCAACACCGAGACGAGTCCCGGGCCGGCGATTCCCTCCCTGGCCAGCCGCAAAAAGTTTCTGCCCGATCCGCAGGCGTGGCCGCCCTCCGCAGACTGGAGCCTACACTATGGCGGCGGCGGCTTCAAAAATCTTGCAGCGCTCGACAACGCAATGAACGCTATTTATGCCAAACCCACCAATCTGGCCGACTACACGCGCATGGCGGCCACCATGGAGTATGACTCAGAGCGCGCGATGTTTGAGTCCTACAGTGGCAACAAGTTCGTTTCGACCGGCGTGATTCAGTGGATGCTGAACAACGCATGGCCGTCGATGATTTGGCATCTTTACGATTACAATCTTGATCCTGATGCAGGCTACTACGCCGTCAAGAAGGCCTGCGAGCCGCTGCACATTCAGTACTCCTATAACAATCAAGGCATTCTCGTGGTCAACAGCACCTATCACTACGTGAGCGGGCTTACGGCGAACGTAGAGGTGCATGATGTTCACTGGAACGAGCTCTACAGCGCAACGGCGAAAGTCGATGCCGCCTCCAACAGCTCGCAGCGTGTCTTTACTCTGCCGGAAAAGCTCTTCAATGGCATGACACGCATCTTCCTCATCAACCTCAAGCTCACTGACGCCAACGGACATGTCGTGAGCCGCAACTTCTACTGGGTGCCTTACACGCTCACGACCTTTGCGTGGGATGCGACGGACTACACGCATACTCCTGCTGCCCGCTACCCTGACCTGCGCGCGCTCACCGGTCTGCCGCAGGCAAGCGTAAGCTCTCATGCTGAGATCGTGCGCACCGCGCAGGGCCGCGAGATTCGCCTGCATCTTGACAACACTTCCGGGCACCTCGCCTTCCAGGTGAGGGCGGAAGCGCTGACACCGTCGGGCGATTTGATTGCTCCGGTGATCTGGTCAGATGACTGGATTGAGCTGATGCCCGGTGAATCACGCACGCTCACGGCTTCTCTGCCCAAAGATGCCCCGGCAGACACAGTGGTGAAGCTGAGCGGATGGAATATCGCATCGACGACGCTGACGCCCGCTGCCGGTAGCGATACGGCAGCGCGGAAATAAAGAGCACAGCTAAGAGCGAGGCGACAAATCACGATGGCAGAAAGCACGCAGCAGAACTCCCCGGCAAGGCTGAGAAAGGTTCTCGGCCTCTGGGATCTGGTCTTCTACGGAATGGTGCTGATTCAGCCCACGGCGGGCGTGCCCCTGTTTGGCGTGGCGCAAAAGCTCTCCAACGGACACACCGTCACCACCATTCTGATTGCGATGTTTGCCATGATGATCACCGCCGTCAGCTATGGACGCATGGCGGCGCTGTATCCCTCGGCAGGCTCGGCCTACACCTATGTGGGCCGCACGATCAATCCGCATCTGGGCTTTATGGTTGGCTGGGCGATGCTGCTGGACTATATTTTGCAGCCGCTCATCAACGTGGTCTGGATCTCTGCCGCGCTGCATAGCCGCTATATTGCTGAAGTCCCGTTTCCCCTGATTGCACTGGGCATCACTGCTTTCATTACGGCGCTCAACTTGATCGGCATTCGATCGTCCGCACGCATGAACAAGCTGCTGCTCATGGCGATGTGCGTGGTGATTGCCGTTTTCCTCGTGATGGGCGTTCACTTCCTCTACCACCAGGGGCAGTGGGCGGCGCTGTTCTCGATTGCTCCGTTTTACACCCCGGCCACGTTCAGCCTGAGCAAGGTGTGGGGAGCAACCTCGTTTGCCGCGCTCACCTATATTGGCTTTGACGGCATTACTACCTTGTCAGAGGACGTTGAGAATCCGCGCCGCAACGTCATGCTGGCCACCGTGCTGGTCTGTCTGCTCACGGGCCTGCTGGCCGGAGCGCAAACCTACCTGGGCCAGCGCATCTGGCCGGACTGGCACACGTTTCCAAATCTTGAGACAGCTTTCATGGACATCTGCCGGCGCGTGGGCGGGCCTGTGCTGTTTGAAGCCATGGGCGTCATTCTGATTCTCGCGGCCCTGGGCAGCGCGCTCACGGGAGGCGTTGGCGCGGCGCGGCTGCTGTTTGGCATGGGGCGCGATGGCGTGCTGCCGCGACGCTTTTTTGCGCACCTGCATGCGGAGACCAACACGCCGACCTACAACATTTTGCTGATTGGCGCGGTGGCATGGCTGGGCGCGGTCGCGCTCAACTATGTAGGCAGCGCCTATGAGCACGCGGGCGAATTGCTCAACTTTGGCGCGTTTCTTGCCTTCATGGGCGTGAATCTTTCTTCATTCTGGCATTTCTCGCTACTGCGCAAGGCAGGCAAGCCGCGGGTGATGGCAGATATCGTGCTGCCGCTGACCGGCTTTGTGTTCTGCGCCTCCATCTGGTGGAACCTGAACATTCTTGCAAAGGTGGTCGGTGGCGTGTGGTTTGCCGTGGGGCTGATCTGGCTGGCGGCGACCACCAGCGGATTCCGGCAGTCGCCGAAGATGATCGATTTCAGCGAAGGCTGAGACTTGTGCGCGCCATGAGGGATGACGCGCACAATTTCATTAGAAGAGCGGTGCGTGCGCAGCATCCGGCGAAGCGAAATATTTCTTCCAGAAAGTGAGACGCGCGGCACTGGCCAGCGGCATGGGCGCCATCGTCTGGCCGAGCTGCATGGTCACCGCAGACTCTGCCTGTACGGCTGGCCAGTGCGGCAGGCCCGCGCCATTGGGATCGCCGGTCGCTACGAAGTTTTTCAAGTATGCAGAGACGGTGCGGGCAACGGCGTCATCCGCTGGCTGCCAGGGCCGGTGCATGCGATTGAGATTGCGAAAGAAGTAAGGCAGCTCGCCGGAATGAAAGGCTCCATATTCGGGGTGCTGCGGCCACGGAATCGCGCGATCAAAGTAGTAGGTGTAGATGGGCTGCGCGCGGCCATGGCTTTGCGCGCGCAGCCGCGCCCAGAGATACATGGAGACGCGGTCACGATCTTCTGAACTGAGAGTCTCCATAGCGGCCGCCTGCTCCGCATTGGCCGCCGGATACAGTTGAAGAAATTGCGCGGCTCGACTGCCATACAGACGATGAGCAAGGGCCCGATATTGCTGGACCGAATGGACGCGCGGAGAACCGAGCATCCAGTCATTGGCTTCATTGCCCGTAATCACTGGAACGTGACTCCCTGTGCCCTGCGCGGTGAGCTTGTTGCTCGCGGCAGGCAGAACCCATCCGTCCACATTGGGCAGAAAGCGGTCGCCGGGGCGCACATCGGCCAGCAGCGCAGCTGCCGGCACGGCACGCAAATCCGCCAGGGAATGGACGCCGATGCGCGTGGCAAAGTTCTCTCCATTGGCCTCTGCCTGCCGCAGTGAGAGCGAATGAAAGCCATTCGCGAGTCCGATGCCACTGTCTGCCTGGGCGCGCTCAAAAAGGCCGACCGGCAGTGGCGACAGCAACAGGTCTTCGACGCTCCAAGCCCCGGCGGACTGGCCCCAGATGGTGACCTGGTGCGGATCGCCGCCGAAATTGCGAATGTTGCGCCGCACCCAGCCGAGCGCGGCCATCTGATCGAGCAATCCATAGTTGCCGGAGCTGTGATGGCGCGACTCCGCGGTGAGTTGAGGATAGGCGAAGAATCCAAAGACGCCGACGCGGTAGTTGAGGGTGACGACCACCATGCCGGTCTCGGCCAGATGAGCACCGTTATAAATGGAGATGCTGCCCGCGCCGGAGGTGAATGCGCCGCCGTGAATGAAGACCAGCACCGGAAGGTTCGCGCTCGCGGATATTCGCGGCGTCCAGACGTTCAGGTAGAGGCAGTCTTCGCTCACAGGGCGATGCGTCATGAAGACCGGCGTCCACGGCAGGAATTCATTCGGCGTCTGCTGCGTGCAACTGTCGCTGAAGTGATCGGCCAGGCGAATGCCCTTCCATGCATGCACCGGCTGCGGAGCGCGCCAGCGAAATTTGCCTACGGGCGGCGCGGCAAAGGGAATGCCCTTGAAGACCGCCAGATCGCCGTGTGCGAGTTGCACGCCGGCGACGCGGCCGGCAGCGGTTGAGACAACGGGGCCTTTCGCGGGCGGCTGCGCATAAGTAGATGGCACACCGAGCACGGTGCAGGCAAGAATGATAATCGCGGCGAGGGCGCGAAGCTTCATGAATCCCTCCTGATGAATCAGCCTAGCCATGGTAGTGCAACGGCGCAGGCTTGCGCTCGCATGGGCGCGTAGCGCAGCAGATCGGTCAGGCTTTGCGCGTCATCTCCCAGGCTTTGGCGTACTTCCAGCTTGTGTAGAGGGAGTGATAGGCGTGCAATAGGAATCCCTCGCGCCCGTCGAGAAAACCGCCACGAAAAATGTAGTTCCAGAGAAAGGTAAAGATGGGCACAAGAACAACATTGCCGAGAAATGCCCACCACGGCTGAATGGTCTTACCCTTTTTCACCGCGACCTGCGCGCCCAGCGTGCTATAGCGGTTCATATGTTCCAGGTAGCCATGGAGAGTGGGGTAGGCATGGTGGATGAGATCGTGGCGCAGTGTTTCGCTGGGGCCGTCATACGCAATGGTTTCGTGCACGGCCCGCTCGGCAAAACGTAGCGGAGCCTCACCCTGCATGCCTGCCCGGCGAAAGAGCCGCAGCTTGGCGTCGGGATAGTAGCCGCCGTGACGCATCCAGCGGCCGAGAAAGAGATTGCGGCGGCGCAGCCGGAAAGCCATGTTCCGCGGACTGCTTTTGAGAAGCGCAAGGATCTCCTGCTGCAACGCGGGGGACAGCTCTTCGTCCGCGTCGAGCGAGAGAATCCAGGTGCTTGAGCATTTTTCGATCGCCAGATTTTTCTGGCGCGCAAAGCCCTGCCACGGCTCTGTGAAAACGCGGCAGCCAGCCTCTTGCGCTATGGCAACGGTACGGTCGGTCGAGCCGGAGTCCACCACGATGACTTCATCGGCAAAGCGAACGCTGCCGAGTGTACGCGCGAGGTTTGCCTCCTCGTTCTGCGTGATGATGGCGACGGAGAGCGT
The DNA window shown above is from Acidobacterium capsulatum ATCC 51196 and carries:
- a CDS encoding glycosyltransferase family 2 protein, with product MSSQQDIPPDTPRKDTLSVAIITQNEEANLARTLGSVRFADEVIVVDSGSTDRTVAIAQEAGCRVFTEPWQGFARQKNLAIEKCSSTWILSLDADEELSPALQQEILALLKSSPRNMAFRLRRRNLFLGRWMRHGGYYPDAKLRLFRRAGMQGEAPLRFAERAVHETIAYDGPSETLRHDLIHHAYPTLHGYLEHMNRYSTLGAQVAVKKGKTIQPWWAFLGNVVLVPIFTFLWNYIFRGGFLDGREGFLLHAYHSLYTSWKYAKAWEMTRKA
- a CDS encoding APC family permease; the protein is MAESTQQNSPARLRKVLGLWDLVFYGMVLIQPTAGVPLFGVAQKLSNGHTVTTILIAMFAMMITAVSYGRMAALYPSAGSAYTYVGRTINPHLGFMVGWAMLLDYILQPLINVVWISAALHSRYIAEVPFPLIALGITAFITALNLIGIRSSARMNKLLLMAMCVVIAVFLVMGVHFLYHQGQWAALFSIAPFYTPATFSLSKVWGATSFAALTYIGFDGITTLSEDVENPRRNVMLATVLVCLLTGLLAGAQTYLGQRIWPDWHTFPNLETAFMDICRRVGGPVLFEAMGVILILAALGSALTGGVGAARLLFGMGRDGVLPRRFFAHLHAETNTPTYNILLIGAVAWLGAVALNYVGSAYEHAGELLNFGAFLAFMGVNLSSFWHFSLLRKAGKPRVMADIVLPLTGFVFCASIWWNLNILAKVVGGVWFAVGLIWLAATTSGFRQSPKMIDFSEG
- a CDS encoding glycoside hydrolase family 2 protein, yielding MNRSRLCSLLAALMMAPLLHASQVTPLHDGWRIQSACKLSAGGETISRADYSPQGWITATIPSTVLAAQVAAGVFPDPYFGDNLRKLPGMTYPVGENFENLPMSPSSPYHCGWWYRDTVIAPAANAHGQQWLHFGGINYRADIWVNGHKVADSSQIAGAYRTYDLNVTPEWKPGQTNVIAVEVFAPTHKDLGINWVDWNPDPPDRDMGLWGAVKLISTGPVALRSPMVATHFHDGDLNEAELTVEAELQNTTDHPLPVTVSGGAAGAQFTQDLTLAPHATQAVLFTPQKFPQLTIHHPKLWWPRQMGTPHLEDLTMTVRAQGKVSDQKSIPFGIREITSELTAGGARLFRVNGKPILIRGGGWSQDMLLRRDPVRLRKQFQLVRALNLNTIRLEGKMESNDFFHLADKDGILVMAGWCCCDHWEHWKNWTPTDLQVATASLHSQMLRLRSHPSLLAWLNGSDNAPPANVETAYLNVEAETHWPNPVLSAASSQDTTVTGLNGVKMTGPYDYVEPSYWYVDERHGGDYGFNTETSPGPAIPSLASRKKFLPDPQAWPPSADWSLHYGGGGFKNLAALDNAMNAIYAKPTNLADYTRMAATMEYDSERAMFESYSGNKFVSTGVIQWMLNNAWPSMIWHLYDYNLDPDAGYYAVKKACEPLHIQYSYNNQGILVVNSTYHYVSGLTANVEVHDVHWNELYSATAKVDAASNSSQRVFTLPEKLFNGMTRIFLINLKLTDANGHVVSRNFYWVPYTLTTFAWDATDYTHTPAARYPDLRALTGLPQASVSSHAEIVRTAQGREIRLHLDNTSGHLAFQVRAEALTPSGDLIAPVIWSDDWIELMPGESRTLTASLPKDAPADTVVKLSGWNIASTTLTPAAGSDTAARK
- a CDS encoding LacI family DNA-binding transcriptional regulator; amino-acid sequence: MSDIARACQLSVSTVSIVLSEAPLSRHVAESTRQRIQATAQKMGYHPDLYARSLRRRRTQTIGVLAYDTSDPFCIPVVRGIEEGLQKAQYFSLLVNAQTQRKLFDQYLRMILERRAEGVIIIASWVFEEANLLSDIEKNNVPIVIVGRDLTERRATSILVNNRAGGAMLMRHLASLGHRHIAVIRGPQEMFDSVPRWEGIQSAAAEAGIRIEPQLVFQLPNLSDSMSSFDGGREIAGQMLRSGKKFTAVIAFDDLTALGVVRGLTEAGLRVPEDCSVVGFDDILPASVSTPGITTVRQPLQEMGLLATERMLRALSQGKDGKEQEAGLHILQPRLVTRTSSAPPQGLVKAGKKAAKQKSEARR
- a CDS encoding carboxylesterase/lipase family protein, which gives rise to MKLRALAAIIILACTVLGVPSTYAQPPAKGPVVSTAAGRVAGVQLAHGDLAVFKGIPFAAPPVGKFRWRAPQPVHAWKGIRLADHFSDSCTQQTPNEFLPWTPVFMTHRPVSEDCLYLNVWTPRISASANLPVLVFIHGGAFTSGAGSISIYNGAHLAETGMVVVTLNYRVGVFGFFAYPQLTAESRHHSSGNYGLLDQMAALGWVRRNIRNFGGDPHQVTIWGQSAGAWSVEDLLLSPLPVGLFERAQADSGIGLANGFHSLSLRQAEANGENFATRIGVHSLADLRAVPAAALLADVRPGDRFLPNVDGWVLPAASNKLTAQGTGSHVPVITGNEANDWMLGSPRVHSVQQYRALAHRLYGSRAAQFLQLYPAANAEQAAAMETLSSEDRDRVSMYLWARLRAQSHGRAQPIYTYYFDRAIPWPQHPEYGAFHSGELPYFFRNLNRMHRPWQPADDAVARTVSAYLKNFVATGDPNGAGLPHWPAVQAESAVTMQLGQTMAPMPLASAARLTFWKKYFASPDAAHAPLF